Below is a window of Acidisarcina sp. DNA.
ACCATCTGCTTGGCGTCCAGCGCCCAGCGATATTTTTCCGGATGCGCCTTGAGTTGATGGGCAAGATCCAGAATCGCGCGCAACTCGACGGCGGAGAGATCGGCGGTAGAGCAAAGATCGCGCCCCTTGAGGGATAGAACAGGATCCGCAGAATCGCCCAACGCAATGTCTTTATAAAAATCGGCTTTCGTTGCCATTGTCAGTTCCTTTTCTCGTAGGTATTCGTGTGAGCGGCTCCCGTCGCCGTGGCTTCCTGCTCGGTGAAAATTTTGTCGAGGGCAGCGATCGCTGTATCGACATCGCTCTTGCTCAGAATGTATGGAGGCAGGAAGCGCAGCACCGTCTCGCTGGTGCGATTGATCAGGATATGTCGCTCCAGCATCTTTGCCACCACGAGCTTGGCCAGGTCTGCGGAATCCAGTTCAGCGGCCAGTATCAAGCCCATGCCACGCACGTCCGTGATGGCTGCGTGCCGCTTTGCGAGATCGGCCAGCTTCTGCTTGAAATAACCGCCCACATCGTTGATGTGCAGCAGAAGGTTCTCCTCCCGCATGGTGTCGATGACGGTGATGGCAACGGCGCAGGCCAGCGGACCTCCGCCAAAGGTTGTGCCGTGCATACCGGAGTGGATCGCACGCGCAGCCTCTTCCGAGCAGACCATAGCGCCCATCGGAATTCCCCCCGCAAGTGGCTTGGCGAGTGTGGTGATATCCGGCAGAATATCGTATTGCTGATAGGCGCACCACTTACCGGTTCTGCCCAATCCGGATTGAATCTCGTCTGCGATGAGCAGGGAACCGGCTTCCCGGGTAAGCTCACGCGCCGCTGCGAAGAACTCCGGCGAGATGGGACGAATCCCGCCCTCTCCCTGAACCGCTTCGATCATCACCGCACAGACATCGTTCGAAAACTTGGCCTTTAGATCGTCGATGTCGTTGAAGCGAACAAACTCCACGCCCGGCACAACGGGCGCGAAGGGCTCGCGATACTTCGCCTTGTGCGTGGTGGAAACAGCACCGAACGTACGGCCGTGAAAGCTGTTTTCGAGTGCCAGAAATTTGGTGCCGATGGAATGGCCTTCGCTGCGGCGCAAGCCTGCGTACGCCCGCGCTACCTTCATGGCTGCTTCCCAGGCCTCGGTTCCACTGTTGGCAAAGAAGACGCGATCAAGTCCCGTAATCTCCGTCAACCGCAGCGCCAGCTCCGCCTGTCCCTGATGGAAGTAGAGATTGGAGGTGTGAATGAGCTTGCGGCTTTGCTCAGCAATCGTATTCACAATAGCCGGATGACTATACCCCAGCGCATTCACGCCAATGCCGCTCAGCAGGTCGAGATACTTCTCGCCCGCCTCATCTGTCACATGAACACCTTCACCACCGACCAGGAGGATGGGATTGCGTTCATAGGTGGACAGCAGCAACTTTGACTCTGCTGCCCGAATCGAATCCAGATTTATCTTCATCGTCACCTTCAGGCCACCATCACTTCTGTGCCGTGTGTAATCCGCGAGCTGCACAGGTTGGGCAAAAGCGCTGCCGCCTCCGCAGGTAAGATTTTTACGCGCTTCACGCCGTGGACGAGCGCTTCCCGGCACGCGCTCAACTTCGGCAGCATTCCACCACTGATCACCGAGTCCTTTGCCAGCACTGCGATCTGATCCACCGTGAGCCAGCGCATGATCTCGCCGTCTGCGCCACGAACACCGGGCACATCGGTGAGAAAGACCAGGGCATCTGCCTGGCAGGAGATGGCGCACGCGGCGGCCATCTCATCCGCGTTGATGTTGTAGTATTCGCCGTCGAAGCCGAGTGCCAGGCTGGAAAGCACCGGGACGGCATCCATCTTCCAGATGGCGTGCAGCCAACGCGGATCGGAGGCAACAATCTCTCCCACGAAGCCGAGGTCGGGAGCGGTCCGCTTCTTGCGGGCGCGGAAGATCAGCCCATCTCCGCCGGATAGCCCCATCGCGGATTGACCATGCGCGCCCAGCGCTGCCACCAGTGCCTTATTCACGGCACCGCCCAGCACCATCAGCGCGGTGTCGCGCGTCTCGGCATCCGTAACGCGCAGTCCGCTGATGAATTCGCTTTGCTTGCCCAGTTGTTTCAATGTTCTGGTCAACTGCACGCCGCCACCGTGGACTAGCGCGACCTGGTTGCCATCGCGGACTAAATCCGCAATCGCCTGCGCACACTGGTGAAGCAGCGTGGGATTTTCAAGGGCAGCTCCTCCGAGCTTGACCACATACTTCATACGAGCCCCTCCGCCTCATTCCAGCCATACATCAAGTTCATGTTTTGAACCGCTTGTCCCGCGGCCCCCTTCAACAGATTGTCCAGGCACGAAACGATAACGCAGCGTCGTCCATCAGACGATAGTTGAAAGCCGATATCGCAATAGTTGGTGCGCACCGAGTATTGAAGCTGCGGCACCTGCGTGCCAAAGACGCGGACCAGTGGACTGTGTGCGAAGAATTTATGATAGCGGCGATTCACCTCCGCCGCTGTCTTCGGCTCCCAGAAGGTCACATAAATCGTCGAGAGAATCCCCCGGGGAATCGGCAACAGGTGCGGCGCGAAGGTGATCTCATCCTGGTCCAGCTCCAGCTGCTCGAGCAACTCGCCCACGTGCCGGTGGGTGAAGATGCCATACGCAGACAGATTGTCCGCCGCGTGCATAAAGTGCGTCTTCGCAGTGGGAGCCTTGCCCGCGCCCGAGACTCCCGACTTCGAGTCACAGACGATGCCACTCTCCGTGTTCACCCATCCGGCGGAGATCAGCGGCTTGAGCGCGAGGATGATCGACGTTGCGTAGCAGCCGGGATTGGCGACCAGCCGCGCTTTGGCAAGCTTCGCGCGGTGCAGCTCCGGCATACCGTAGACGCTCTCTATTTGCAGCTCGGCGGCTCTCTCCGGATCTTCGTCAGTGAGGTTGTAAACAGCGCGATTCTCGGACTCGTCCAACCGCCATGCGCCACTCAGATCGACCACGCGAAGGCTGCGATCGATCGCCTCCGGCACCCAGCTGCGGGATTGCTCATGCGGAGTTGCAAGAAAGAGTACGTCCACCTTGCGTTCTTCCAGCAAGTCCCAGCTGAAGGGCTCCATCTTCAACTCCGGCGAGCCGTGATGATCCATAAGCTGGGGATACAGCGCCGCGAACGGCACAGACTCGCGGCCATCTTCAACGCGGCCCGTGAGAACCGGAGGCGCCTCCGCAAGCCGTGGATGATGCAGCAGAATCCGTGCCAGCTCCATTCCGGCGTAGCCACTGACTCCCACTATCGCTGTTTGTATCGTTCCGTCCTTCATTAGCCCATCATCACTTCCAGCCGATTCCTCAGGTGCGTGGCGCATTTCTGGTCTGGGCAAATCACCAGGACGGTATCGTCTCCGGCAATGGTGCCGATCACCTCGGGCCAGGATTCCTTGTCGATGGCCAGCGCCACTGGCTGTGCACTTCCGTTTGTGGTGCTCAATACAAGTTGGTTCAATGCTTGCTTGACTCTCAGCCCAAAGCTGCCAAGAACGCGGTCGATGGAGGTAAGGTCGTCCTCCTCATCGCCGATATGCCCATTGGGCAGCGCATAGCCATTAGGACCCTTGTATAAATGCATCTCATGAATGTCGCGTGACAGCGTTGCCTGGGTCACATCGAATCCATGGCGCTGCAGCTTGCGACGCAACTCGTCCTGGCTCGTAATCGATGCCGAACGAACTACTTCGCGAATTGCGTTGTGACGTTGCTGCTTCATTTTGGGATGCGAAGATGGCGGTGTGGCCGCTTGGATGTATAAAAATACATCTCTATGTATAAATATGCAGAGGCGGATTGTCAACCTTCAGGCAGCTTTTTCTGTGAATTTCCTGTCCATGCCCGGCCTCCTACCTGCCCTCGACAATCCGGCCTGAATAGCCGAAGCAATCGATCCATCCAATCGAACAATGCAATCGAATGGTGCAATCCCTGTCGGCTGAATGACGTACACTGTCTACTTGGCAATGTCGTTGAGGTCGCTTACAGTAGTGCGGGTAATTTCTGAAGCAGGCGAATGAAGTCTACGTTGAAAAATACTGAAGATGCGGCACAGCTCTCCCGCGGCGGGGAGAAATACGATCGAATTCTGGAAGCAGCGATCGAGGTCGTCGCCGAGAAGGGCTTACAGCACGCACGCATTGCTGACATTGCCGCCAGCGCCGGCGTAGCCGATGGCACCGTCTATCTCTATTTCGACAACAAGAATCACATTCTGCGGGCCGCGATCGACTCGGCGTTTGAGAGGTTTTCTCTACGGGTTCAGACGGCGCTTGCCACCACCCATGATCCCGTTGAGCAGTTAAAGACCATCGCGCGCTTGCACGTGGAAACGCTGGTCGCGAGCCGCAATCTTGCGATCATCGTACAGACGCAGGTTCGCCAGAGCGCAAAGTTTCTGGAGCAGTTTTCTCATCACTCCTTTGTGGACTACATCAACCTTGTCCGCGAGATTGTCCGCGCCGGTCAGCGCGAGGGCTTGATCCGCCCTGAGATATCGGATCGTGTTGCTGCCCTGTGCCTGTTTGGAGCGCTGGATGAGATGATCAGCTCCTGGCTCTTTACTGGCAAACCTATCGACCCCGAACAGACCTCGACCCAGGTCCTCGACATCCTGTTAGACGGCATTCGTACGACCCCCAGCCATGCTTGATTTAAGAACCCTCAACGACGTCTTTTTCAATATCACTTCGAGTCATCGCGAGCGCGCCATCCTATGGCAAGACGCGAAGGATCAGTGGCAGCCAATCTCTTCCACCCAGCTTTACCAGCGGGTTCGCGCTCTGGCGGAAATCTTCCTGTCGTGGGGCATCAATAAAGGAGACCGCATTGCGCTGCTGGCGGAGAATCGCTGGGAGTGGGCCGTCGCCGACTTTGCTGCGCTTACGCTTGGCGCGGTGGACGTGCCCATTTATCCGACGCTGACCGCTGAACAGATAGCTGTGCTGCTGGCGGATTCCGGCGCGCGTATTGCTGTTGTCTCCTCGCGCAAGCAGTACGACAAGGTGGAGTCCATACTTCACCAAACGCAGGTGGAGCACATCGTTCTGATGGATGATGAAGGCACTCCGGATGCAGTGCTGCTTTCCTCGCTGCTGAAGGATGCGGATGCCCGTGGCAAGGAGCGCGACCCGGTATTCGACCGGCGCGCCTATGAAGTGCAGCCTGCGGATCTGGCGACGATCATCTACACCTCCGGTACAACGGGTGAGCCCAAGGGTGTGATGTTGACGCATGGCAACATTGCCTCCAATCTGACTCACTCGACCGACCAGTTTGGCTTCGACGAACTCGATTCGTGGATTTCGTTTCTGCCGTTGTCGCACATTACAGCGCGGCACCTCGACTATGCACTCGGCTGCCACGGAGCCACCGTCGCCTATTGCTCCAATTTCGACAAGCTGCCCACCGCAATGACCACGATTAAGCCCACCGTGTTCGTGGCCGTGCCGCGGGTTTACGAGAAGATCCGGCAGGAGGCTGAGCGGCGTGCCTCGCTCTCTCCCGCCAAGGCGCGGCTCTTCGCCTGGGCGCTCTCTACAGGCAAGCGGCATCGCGATTCCGTGCTAAAAGGGGAGACGCCGAAATCCCCCGTCTGGAAGCTTGCCAACAAGCTCGTCTTCAGTAGAGTGAGGGATGCCTTTGGCGGGCAGGTGAAATATTACGTCTCCGGCGGCGCGCCGCTCGGTCTGGATACGGCAAAGTGGTTCGCCGATGTGGGCATTCGCATATTTGAAGGGTACGGCCTGACGGAGACCTCTCCGCTGATCGCGTTGAACGCACCCACAGCCTATCGCATTGGTTCCGTGGGGAAGACGGTGCCAAACATCGAGTGCCGCATTGCCGAAGACGGAGAATTGCTGGTACGCGGTCCTTCGGTCTTCGTGGGATATTGGCAGAAGCTGATCGTCACGGCGGAAGCCTTCGACGAAGGTCATTGGTTCCGTACTGGGGATATTGCGCACTTTGACGAGGATGGGTTTCTCTTCGTAACGGATCGCAAGAAAGAGCTGCTGAAGACCTCCGGAGGCAAGCTGATTGCTCCCCAGCCCATTGAAAATAAGCTGAAAGCGAAGCTGCTCGTGTCCCAGGCGGCTCTGGTGGGAGATCGCCACAAATTCGCCAGTGCGCTGCTGTCGCCGAACTTTGCCGCGCTGGAGGAGTGGGCCAAAGCCCAGGGGATCGAAGTGCAGACACGACGGCAACTGGTGTCAAACCCGAAGGTGGTGGAACAATACCAGGCGATTGTGGACCATGTGAACGGCTCGCTGGCGAACTTTGAGACGATCAAACGCTTTCGGATTGTCCCGGATGAGTGGTCGATTGACAGCGGAGAGTTGACCCCCAGCCTCAAACTGAAGCGCCGCGTGATCACCGAGCGCTATGCAGAAGAGATCGCCGCGTTTTATGAGGATGAAGCGGTGTCGCGGGGGTAGCTGGGCCGGCGAAGGAGGGAACCGCACCGCCTGCGAGGGATGCTGCAGCCAGGTGCGGACTCTTTTCCTGGGGCTTCTGGCTATGTCGTCAGACGGTTGTGGCTGATGGGCTTCATTTGCCAGACCGAAAGATCCTGCAGTTGGTCGGAGCCGCCCTCGAACTTCACCAGAACGTCGGTGGCTTTTTCTCCCCGCATATAGATTCGCCGTGTACAGGCGATCCGGTCGTTGATAAAGAGTTCCAGGACAGAGCCATCGAGATAGAGCCGAAGCTCTAATTTGCCGCTCCCGATCTTCCCGGCAATTGGCTTGCCGTCGATTCTAAGTGGCGCCTCCCCGCCCCCGGGGTGGTAGCTCACGCTGAAGAAGGCGCCCGACACCTGCGCCTCCGAGATCAACGACAGTCGTACCGGGCTGGTCACCTGCCGGGTTACGCAATGCACTTCACCGGAGTAGTTGCCGATCACCAGATCATTCACCGTCCCTGCCGCTGCGCGTGCCTTGCTTTCCCGCCATCGCAGAGCCTGTACTCGCGCATCGACCCGCATCTCCAGTTCTCCATCGGCGTTCAACGTCAGCACGCGGGGAAGCGACATGACCCCGGCCCAGCCTGCACGCTTGTATTCCTCCAGGGGCCGCGTCTCTGGAATCCATCCCCAGAGGATGCGATTGCCCGCTCTGTCCAGCATGCTCTTGGGTGCATAGTAGGCCCCGTCGTCCAGCAATCCCTGCTTCTCGCTGTGGAAGACCATCTCCTTGCGGTCCAGTTCGCCGCTCTGCCAGTAGACCTTGCGTTCAGTGGAGTAGAGCAGTACGTGTTTCCCGCCCAGCGGGAAGAAGTCCGGGCACTCCCATTGCTCGCCTGAATCCACCGGGTCCGAAGTATCCTTGCCGTTCCATGTCCCCGTTGCGAGCGGGTGGAGGTACTCCCACGTGCGCAGATCCCGGGAGCGATATAGCAGGACCACGCCACCGCGTTTCTTGATTCCTGAACCGATTCCCATGTACCAGATGTTGCCTTCGCGCCAAAGGCAGGGATCCCGGAAGCCGGTCACGTTCAACCCCGCGGGCGGAGCCGCAATCACCGGTCTGGCAGCCTTCTCCCATTGGCTCAACAGGGGATCATGGGAGATCGCCAGGCACTGCACCTCGGGATTGACGCCGGTGTAGAGCATGGTGGGCACTCCCTGGTCCACGACGATGCTTCCCGTAAAGCAGCCATCCTTATCGGGTCCGCCGGGCGTGGGTGCCAGGGCCACCGGGAGGTGATGCCAATGGACCATATCGTCGCTGATGGCATGGCCCCAGTGCATATCTCCCCAGAACGCGCCATTGGGATTGTATTGGTAGAAGATGTGGTATTTGCCGTGCCAGAATACAGGCCCGTTCGGATCGTTCATCCAGTTTGCCGCGGGCAGCAGGTGAAATTGCGGCCTCTGGGGGTCCAGCGCCAGCCGCGAAGAGGCCTCACCTGCCTCGGCGGCGCTCAGGTTAAGCCCTTGAGCCAGGGGAAGTGCCGCCAGGCCATACAGAACGCTGCGCCGTGTCATGTTCATTTTCAGCCGACTCCTTCCGAAAAGCCATTGTAGGGGGCAGCCACGTGCTGACTCTACAGGAATGTGGATTCCTTGCGGAATCACGAGATTTTTTGAAGCCAATCCGTCGTGCGCGCATTGAAACCCGTGCCGGAGGTCAGTATCATTCCATTGAGGATCCAGTGACTACTTGTGCCTGCTCTCAGGACGCGCGAGAGAATCGCGGTCTTCCCGGGCGGAGTGCGTACCAACCACGAATGACTGCGACGCAGTCTTAGCCGGACGGTCGATTTCAGTCCAGGCCTACTTTCTTTTGAGGAGAATTGCAATGCGTATTGGCATGTTAACGGGCGGCGGAGACTGCCCGGGCTTGAATGCGGTGATCGCTGCCGCTGTGAAAAAGGGCATTCAACACCACGGCGACGAGTTCGTCGGCTTCCTCGAGGGTTGGCGTGGAGTTCTGGAAAACAGATCGATTCCGCTGACGCTGGAGACGGTCGACGGCATTATCACCCGCGGAGGAACCATCCTCCACTCCTCGCGCACCAATGTCCGCAAGATCGAGGGTGGTATCGAGAAGTGCGTGGAGACGCTGAAGGCCAACAAGATTGATGCCCTCATCGCCCTTGGCGGAGACGACACCCAATCGGTTACCAAGGCTCTGGTTGAAGCCGGGGTCCCCGGTGTCGGCGTGCCGAAGACCATTGATAACGATCTGAATGGTACGGATGCCTGTTTTGGCTTCGATACCGCGGTGATGATTGCCACAGAGGCCATTGATCGCCTGCACACCACCGCCGATGCTCACAACCGCGTCATCGTCTGCGAGGTCATGGGTCGCGATGCAGGCTGGATTGCCCTGACAT
It encodes the following:
- a CDS encoding long-chain fatty acid--CoA ligase, whose amino-acid sequence is MLDLRTLNDVFFNITSSHRERAILWQDAKDQWQPISSTQLYQRVRALAEIFLSWGINKGDRIALLAENRWEWAVADFAALTLGAVDVPIYPTLTAEQIAVLLADSGARIAVVSSRKQYDKVESILHQTQVEHIVLMDDEGTPDAVLLSSLLKDADARGKERDPVFDRRAYEVQPADLATIIYTSGTTGEPKGVMLTHGNIASNLTHSTDQFGFDELDSWISFLPLSHITARHLDYALGCHGATVAYCSNFDKLPTAMTTIKPTVFVAVPRVYEKIRQEAERRASLSPAKARLFAWALSTGKRHRDSVLKGETPKSPVWKLANKLVFSRVRDAFGGQVKYYVSGGAPLGLDTAKWFADVGIRIFEGYGLTETSPLIALNAPTAYRIGSVGKTVPNIECRIAEDGELLVRGPSVFVGYWQKLIVTAEAFDEGHWFRTGDIAHFDEDGFLFVTDRKKELLKTSGGKLIAPQPIENKLKAKLLVSQAALVGDRHKFASALLSPNFAALEEWAKAQGIEVQTRRQLVSNPKVVEQYQAIVDHVNGSLANFETIKRFRIVPDEWSIDSGELTPSLKLKRRVITERYAEEIAAFYEDEAVSRG
- a CDS encoding glycoside hydrolase family 32 protein; translation: MNMTRRSVLYGLAALPLAQGLNLSAAEAGEASSRLALDPQRPQFHLLPAANWMNDPNGPVFWHGKYHIFYQYNPNGAFWGDMHWGHAISDDMVHWHHLPVALAPTPGGPDKDGCFTGSIVVDQGVPTMLYTGVNPEVQCLAISHDPLLSQWEKAARPVIAAPPAGLNVTGFRDPCLWREGNIWYMGIGSGIKKRGGVVLLYRSRDLRTWEYLHPLATGTWNGKDTSDPVDSGEQWECPDFFPLGGKHVLLYSTERKVYWQSGELDRKEMVFHSEKQGLLDDGAYYAPKSMLDRAGNRILWGWIPETRPLEEYKRAGWAGVMSLPRVLTLNADGELEMRVDARVQALRWRESKARAAAGTVNDLVIGNYSGEVHCVTRQVTSPVRLSLISEAQVSGAFFSVSYHPGGGEAPLRIDGKPIAGKIGSGKLELRLYLDGSVLELFINDRIACTRRIYMRGEKATDVLVKFEGGSDQLQDLSVWQMKPISHNRLTT
- the argB gene encoding acetylglutamate kinase — its product is MKYVVKLGGAALENPTLLHQCAQAIADLVRDGNQVALVHGGGVQLTRTLKQLGKQSEFISGLRVTDAETRDTALMVLGGAVNKALVAALGAHGQSAMGLSGGDGLIFRARKKRTAPDLGFVGEIVASDPRWLHAIWKMDAVPVLSSLALGFDGEYYNINADEMAAACAISCQADALVFLTDVPGVRGADGEIMRWLTVDQIAVLAKDSVISGGMLPKLSACREALVHGVKRVKILPAEAAALLPNLCSSRITHGTEVMVA
- a CDS encoding aspartate aminotransferase family protein; translated protein: MKINLDSIRAAESKLLLSTYERNPILLVGGEGVHVTDEAGEKYLDLLSGIGVNALGYSHPAIVNTIAEQSRKLIHTSNLYFHQGQAELALRLTEITGLDRVFFANSGTEAWEAAMKVARAYAGLRRSEGHSIGTKFLALENSFHGRTFGAVSTTHKAKYREPFAPVVPGVEFVRFNDIDDLKAKFSNDVCAVMIEAVQGEGGIRPISPEFFAAARELTREAGSLLIADEIQSGLGRTGKWCAYQQYDILPDITTLAKPLAGGIPMGAMVCSEEAARAIHSGMHGTTFGGGPLACAVAITVIDTMREENLLLHINDVGGYFKQKLADLAKRHAAITDVRGMGLILAAELDSADLAKLVVAKMLERHILINRTSETVLRFLPPYILSKSDVDTAIAALDKIFTEQEATATGAAHTNTYEKRN
- a CDS encoding TetR/AcrR family transcriptional regulator codes for the protein MKSTLKNTEDAAQLSRGGEKYDRILEAAIEVVAEKGLQHARIADIAASAGVADGTVYLYFDNKNHILRAAIDSAFERFSLRVQTALATTHDPVEQLKTIARLHVETLVASRNLAIIVQTQVRQSAKFLEQFSHHSFVDYINLVREIVRAGQREGLIRPEISDRVAALCLFGALDEMISSWLFTGKPIDPEQTSTQVLDILLDGIRTTPSHA
- the argC gene encoding N-acetyl-gamma-glutamyl-phosphate reductase; amino-acid sequence: MKDGTIQTAIVGVSGYAGMELARILLHHPRLAEAPPVLTGRVEDGRESVPFAALYPQLMDHHGSPELKMEPFSWDLLEERKVDVLFLATPHEQSRSWVPEAIDRSLRVVDLSGAWRLDESENRAVYNLTDEDPERAAELQIESVYGMPELHRAKLAKARLVANPGCYATSIILALKPLISAGWVNTESGIVCDSKSGVSGAGKAPTAKTHFMHAADNLSAYGIFTHRHVGELLEQLELDQDEITFAPHLLPIPRGILSTIYVTFWEPKTAAEVNRRYHKFFAHSPLVRVFGTQVPQLQYSVRTNYCDIGFQLSSDGRRCVIVSCLDNLLKGAAGQAVQNMNLMYGWNEAEGLV
- a CDS encoding ATP-dependent 6-phosphofructokinase; translated protein: MRIGMLTGGGDCPGLNAVIAAAVKKGIQHHGDEFVGFLEGWRGVLENRSIPLTLETVDGIITRGGTILHSSRTNVRKIEGGIEKCVETLKANKIDALIALGGDDTQSVTKALVEAGVPGVGVPKTIDNDLNGTDACFGFDTAVMIATEAIDRLHTTADAHNRVIVCEVMGRDAGWIALTSGVAGNAHVVLVPEKPIDLDHVCALLKYNYDHGKHYGIVVVAEGAKLPEGQVIKGTKVDSFGHAILTGIGETLAKRIEEKTGYETRSVVLGHTQRGGTPTAADRMLGTRYGLAAIDLVHKGEFGRMVVLKGTEIKSISIAEAVSRNRTVDDNFLEILSGLEPTV